The following proteins come from a genomic window of Burkholderia stabilis:
- a CDS encoding ComEA family DNA-binding protein, protein MIRKWFAAAVMLGAVASAWAAVDVNTANEDALIGIKGIGPARAKAILDERGARGPFRNADDLASRVKGMGGHTVERLQQEGLTVGAAGSGAAGSGATQQAAARPAAAKPAAAPARTAQK, encoded by the coding sequence ATGATCAGGAAATGGTTTGCCGCAGCGGTCATGCTCGGCGCAGTCGCGTCGGCCTGGGCGGCCGTCGACGTCAACACCGCGAACGAGGATGCACTCATCGGCATCAAGGGCATCGGCCCGGCGCGGGCGAAAGCGATTCTCGACGAGCGCGGCGCACGCGGTCCGTTCAGGAATGCGGACGATCTCGCGTCACGCGTGAAAGGCATGGGCGGCCATACCGTCGAGCGACTTCAGCAGGAAGGGCTGACGGTAGGCGCGGCCGGCTCGGGTGCGGCCGGTTCTGGCGCAACCCAGCAAGCCGCGGCCAGACCGGCGGCGGCAAAGCCGGCCGCCGCGCCTGCCCGCACCGCACAGAAGTAA
- the rfaD gene encoding ADP-glyceromanno-heptose 6-epimerase: MTLIVTGAAGFIGANLVKALNERGETRIIAVDNLTRADKFRNLVDCEIDDYLDKTEFVERFARGDFGKVRAVFHEGACSDTMETDGRYMMDNNFRYSRAVLDTCLEQGVQFLYASSAATYGGSTRFVEEREVEAPLNVYGYSKFLFDQVIRRVLPSAKSQIAGFRYFNVYGPRETHKGRMASVAFHNFNQFRAEGKVKLFGEYNGYAPGEQTRDFVSVEDVAKVNLYFFDHPEKSGIFNLGTGRAQPFNDIASTVVNTLRVLDNLPPLTLAQQVEQGLIEYVPFPDALRGKYQCFTQADQTKLRAAGYDAPFLTVQEGVDRYVRWLSGQV, encoded by the coding sequence ATGACCCTCATCGTCACCGGCGCAGCCGGTTTTATCGGCGCGAACCTCGTCAAGGCGCTCAACGAGCGCGGCGAGACGCGCATCATCGCGGTCGACAACCTGACGCGCGCGGACAAGTTCCGGAATCTCGTCGATTGCGAGATCGACGACTATCTCGACAAGACCGAATTCGTCGAACGCTTCGCGCGCGGCGATTTCGGCAAGGTACGCGCGGTGTTCCACGAAGGCGCCTGTTCGGACACGATGGAAACCGACGGCCGCTACATGATGGACAACAACTTCCGCTACAGCCGTGCGGTGCTCGACACCTGCCTCGAGCAGGGCGTGCAGTTCCTGTACGCGTCGTCGGCCGCGACCTACGGCGGCTCGACGCGGTTCGTCGAGGAGCGCGAGGTCGAGGCGCCGCTGAACGTCTACGGTTATTCGAAGTTCCTGTTCGACCAGGTGATCCGCCGCGTGCTGCCGAGCGCGAAGAGCCAGATCGCCGGTTTCCGCTACTTCAACGTGTACGGCCCGCGCGAGACGCACAAGGGGCGCATGGCGTCGGTCGCGTTCCACAACTTCAACCAGTTCCGCGCGGAAGGCAAGGTGAAGCTGTTCGGCGAGTACAACGGTTATGCGCCGGGCGAGCAGACGCGCGATTTCGTGTCGGTCGAGGACGTCGCGAAGGTGAACCTGTACTTCTTCGATCATCCGGAGAAGTCGGGCATCTTCAATCTCGGCACGGGCCGCGCGCAGCCGTTCAACGATATCGCGTCGACGGTCGTGAACACGTTGCGCGTGCTCGACAACCTGCCGCCGCTGACGCTCGCGCAGCAGGTCGAGCAGGGGCTGATCGAGTACGTGCCGTTCCCCGATGCGCTGCGCGGCAAGTACCAGTGCTTCACGCAGGCCGATCAGACGAAGCTGCGCGCGGCAGGCTACGACGCACCGTTCCTGACGGTGCAGGAAGGTGTCGACCGCTACGTTCGTTGGCTATCCGGCCAGGTTTAA
- the rfaE1 gene encoding D-glycero-beta-D-manno-heptose-7-phosphate kinase, translating to MNTLREVVPVPRAQIARARVLVVGDVMLDRYWFGNVDRISPEAPVPVVHVQRQEERLGGAANVARNAVTLGGQAGLLCVVGCDEPGERIVELLGSSGVTPHLERDPALPTTIKLRVLARQQQLLRVDFEAMPTHEVLLAGLARFDALLPQHDVVLMSDYAKGGLTHVTTMIEKARAAGKAVLVDPKGDDWARYRGASLITPNRAELREVVGQWKSEDDLRARVANLRAELNIDALLLTRSEEGMTLFSAEGELHAPALAREVFDVSGAGDTVIATVATMLGAGVPLVDAVVLANRAAGIVVGKLGTATVDYDELFH from the coding sequence ATGAATACTCTTCGCGAAGTCGTTCCGGTGCCGCGCGCGCAAATCGCGCGCGCGCGCGTGCTCGTCGTCGGCGACGTGATGCTCGACCGGTACTGGTTCGGTAACGTCGATCGCATTTCACCGGAAGCGCCCGTGCCGGTCGTGCACGTGCAGCGTCAGGAGGAGCGGCTCGGCGGCGCAGCCAACGTCGCGCGCAATGCCGTGACGCTCGGCGGGCAGGCCGGGTTGCTGTGCGTCGTCGGGTGCGACGAACCCGGTGAGCGGATCGTCGAACTGCTCGGCAGCAGCGGCGTGACGCCCCATCTCGAACGCGACCCGGCGCTGCCGACCACGATCAAGCTGCGCGTGCTCGCGCGCCAGCAGCAACTGTTGCGCGTCGACTTCGAGGCGATGCCAACGCACGAGGTGCTGCTCGCGGGGCTCGCACGCTTCGACGCGCTGCTGCCGCAGCACGACGTCGTGCTGATGTCGGATTACGCGAAAGGCGGCCTGACGCACGTCACGACGATGATCGAGAAGGCGCGTGCGGCCGGCAAGGCCGTCCTCGTCGACCCGAAGGGCGACGACTGGGCGCGCTATCGCGGCGCATCGCTGATCACGCCGAACCGCGCGGAACTGCGCGAAGTGGTCGGTCAGTGGAAATCGGAAGACGACTTACGCGCGCGCGTCGCGAATCTGCGCGCGGAACTCAATATCGACGCGCTGCTGCTCACGCGTTCGGAAGAGGGCATGACGCTTTTTTCCGCCGAAGGCGAACTGCATGCGCCGGCGCTCGCGCGCGAGGTGTTCGACGTGTCGGGCGCGGGCGATACCGTGATCGCGACGGTCGCGACGATGCTCGGCGCGGGTGTGCCGCTCGTCGACGCGGTCGTGCTCGCGAATCGCGCGGCCGGCATCGTGGTCGGCAAGCTCGGCACGGCCACGGTCGATTACGACGAACTGTTTCACTGA
- a CDS encoding UDP-glucose dehydrogenase family protein, which yields MKITIIGTGYVGLVTGACLAEIGHDVFCLDVDQRKIDILNNGGMPIHEPGLLDIIARNRAAGRLRFSTDIEASVAHGEIQFIAVGTPPDEDGSADLQYVLEAARNIGRHMTNFKVIVDKSTVPVGTAQRVRGVVDEALAARGLAGSVAHRFSVVSNPEFLKEGAAVEDFMRPDRIIIGVDGDETGTIAREKMKKLYAPFNRNHERTIYMDVRSAEFAKYAANAMLATRISFMNEMSNLADKVGADIEAVRRGIGSDPRIGYHFLYAGVGYGGSCFPKDVQALIRTAGENGQPLRILEAVEAANHAQKDVLIGKIEQRFGADLTGREFAVWGLAFKPNTDDMREAPSRRLIAALLERGATVRAYDPVAVDEARRVFALDFGDDAAALARLHLVDTQDVAVTGADALVIVTEWKEFRSPEFTRLKAELKAPVIFDGRNLYEPDAMAELGIDYYAIGRPYVDPQSSSRG from the coding sequence ATGAAAATCACCATCATCGGCACCGGCTATGTCGGCCTCGTCACGGGCGCATGCCTCGCGGAGATCGGTCACGACGTCTTCTGTCTCGACGTCGATCAGCGCAAGATCGACATCCTGAACAACGGCGGCATGCCGATTCATGAACCGGGGCTGCTGGACATCATCGCGCGCAACCGCGCGGCAGGGCGCCTGCGCTTCTCGACCGACATCGAGGCGAGCGTCGCGCACGGCGAGATCCAGTTCATCGCGGTCGGTACGCCGCCCGACGAGGACGGCTCGGCCGACCTGCAATACGTGCTCGAGGCCGCCCGCAACATCGGCCGCCACATGACGAACTTCAAGGTGATCGTCGACAAGTCGACGGTGCCGGTCGGCACCGCGCAGCGCGTGCGCGGCGTGGTCGACGAGGCACTGGCCGCACGCGGGCTCGCGGGCAGCGTCGCGCACCGCTTCTCGGTCGTGTCGAACCCGGAATTCCTGAAGGAAGGCGCCGCGGTCGAGGACTTCATGCGTCCGGACCGGATCATCATCGGCGTCGACGGCGACGAGACCGGCACGATCGCGCGCGAGAAGATGAAGAAGCTTTACGCGCCGTTCAACCGCAACCACGAGCGGACGATCTACATGGACGTGCGCTCGGCAGAATTCGCGAAATATGCGGCGAATGCGATGCTCGCGACGCGCATCTCGTTCATGAACGAGATGTCGAATCTCGCGGACAAGGTCGGCGCCGACATCGAGGCCGTGCGCCGCGGGATCGGCTCCGACCCGCGCATTGGCTATCACTTCCTGTACGCGGGCGTCGGCTACGGCGGCTCGTGCTTCCCGAAGGACGTCCAGGCGCTGATTCGCACCGCCGGCGAGAACGGCCAGCCGCTGCGCATCCTGGAAGCCGTCGAGGCCGCCAACCACGCGCAGAAGGACGTGCTGATCGGCAAGATCGAGCAGCGCTTCGGCGCCGACCTGACCGGCCGCGAGTTCGCGGTCTGGGGGCTGGCGTTCAAGCCGAACACCGACGACATGCGCGAGGCGCCGAGCCGGCGCCTGATCGCCGCGCTGCTCGAACGCGGCGCGACCGTGCGCGCGTACGATCCGGTGGCGGTCGACGAGGCGCGGCGCGTGTTCGCGCTGGATTTCGGCGACGATGCGGCGGCGCTCGCGCGCCTGCATCTCGTCGATACGCAGGACGTCGCCGTGACGGGCGCGGACGCGCTCGTGATCGTGACCGAATGGAAGGAATTCCGGAGCCCCGAATTCACGCGCCTGAAGGCCGAACTGAAGGCGCCGGTGATCTTCGATGGGCGCAACCTGTACGAGCCGGACGCGATGGCCGAACTGGGCATCGACTACTACGCGATCGGCCGGCCGTATGTCGATCCCCAGTCGTCCTCCCGTGGCTGA
- the lapB gene encoding lipopolysaccharide assembly protein LapB, which produces MDLDFWWLLAIPVAFALGWAASRYDLKNLLSESANLPRSYFRGLNFLLNEQPDKAIDAFIEVAKLDPETVELHFALGNLFRRRGETDRAIRVHQNLLSRTDLPVNERDHALYELGQDFLKAGLLDRAEDAFHKLADGDYALGAQRALLTIYEIEKDWNKSIDTAKRIESMSDKPLDTEIAQFHCELAQDALQRKNAAAAAEQLRLALVVNPQNVRATILSGDAAAAEGNHAAAIEHWKRVEAQNPAYLPLVADKLMKAYVALGKNVEGAELLMGYVDRYPSNDLLDIAYQHIAGLRGQDAAHTLARAQMEKSPNLSGMLHLLDAQIAAADEPRRKELEMMRALIKQRTKNLPRYTCQNCGFRARNFYWQCPGCSGWETYAPRRVEPAMPG; this is translated from the coding sequence ATGGATCTGGATTTCTGGTGGTTGCTCGCGATTCCGGTCGCGTTCGCGCTCGGTTGGGCGGCGTCACGCTATGACCTGAAGAATCTCCTGTCGGAGAGCGCCAACCTGCCGCGATCGTATTTTCGCGGCCTCAATTTTCTGCTGAACGAACAACCCGACAAGGCGATCGACGCGTTCATCGAGGTTGCCAAGCTCGATCCCGAGACGGTCGAACTGCACTTCGCGCTCGGCAACCTGTTTCGCCGTCGCGGCGAAACCGATCGTGCGATCCGCGTGCATCAGAACCTGCTGAGCCGCACGGACCTGCCGGTCAACGAGCGCGACCACGCGCTGTACGAGCTCGGCCAGGATTTCCTGAAAGCCGGCCTGCTCGATCGCGCCGAAGACGCGTTCCACAAGCTTGCCGACGGCGACTACGCACTCGGCGCGCAGCGGGCGCTGCTGACGATCTACGAGATCGAGAAGGACTGGAACAAGTCGATCGATACTGCGAAGCGCATCGAGTCGATGAGCGACAAGCCGCTCGACACCGAAATCGCGCAGTTTCACTGCGAACTCGCACAGGACGCGCTGCAGCGCAAGAACGCGGCCGCGGCGGCCGAACAGTTGAGGCTCGCGCTGGTCGTGAACCCGCAGAACGTGCGTGCGACGATCCTGTCCGGGGACGCGGCGGCGGCAGAGGGCAATCACGCGGCGGCGATCGAGCACTGGAAGCGCGTCGAAGCGCAGAACCCGGCGTATCTGCCGCTCGTCGCCGACAAGCTGATGAAGGCTTATGTCGCGCTCGGCAAGAATGTCGAAGGCGCCGAACTGCTGATGGGCTATGTCGATCGTTATCCGTCGAACGACCTGCTCGACATCGCATATCAGCACATTGCGGGGTTGCGCGGCCAGGACGCGGCGCACACGCTCGCGCGCGCGCAGATGGAGAAGTCGCCGAACCTGTCGGGGATGCTGCACCTGCTCGATGCGCAGATCGCGGCGGCCGACGAACCTCGCCGTAAGGAACTTGAAATGATGCGTGCGCTGATCAAGCAGCGCACCAAGAATCTGCCACGGTATACGTGCCAGAATTGCGGCTTCCGGGCGCGCAATTTCTACTGGCAGTGCCCCGGATGCAGCGGCTGGGAAACCTATGCGCCGCGCCGCGTCGAACCTGCGATGCCGGGCTGA
- a CDS encoding lipopolysaccharide assembly protein LapA domain-containing protein — translation MKFIVWLIRVLVFVLLLVLALANTQTATLNFVAGYTWQAPLILIGLAFFAVGLLAGLLSALPSIFRLRLENGRLKRDLRAARETPAVVDQPPMPPVI, via the coding sequence ATGAAGTTTATCGTCTGGCTGATCCGGGTATTGGTGTTCGTACTGCTGCTGGTGCTTGCGCTGGCCAATACGCAAACCGCGACGCTGAATTTTGTTGCCGGCTACACATGGCAAGCGCCGCTGATCCTGATCGGTCTGGCCTTCTTCGCCGTGGGGCTGCTGGCCGGCCTGCTGTCCGCGCTGCCTTCGATCTTCCGGTTGCGCCTCGAGAACGGGCGCCTGAAGCGCGATCTGCGTGCGGCGCGCGAAACGCCGGCCGTCGTCGACCAGCCGCCGATGCCGCCCGTCATTTAA
- a CDS encoding integration host factor subunit beta, whose product MTKSELVAQLASRFPQLVLKDADFAVKTMLDAMSDALAKGHRIEIRGFGSFGLNRRPARVGRNPKSGEKVQVPEKFVPHFKPGKELRERVDGRAGEPLKADDPDDER is encoded by the coding sequence ATGACCAAATCCGAGTTGGTCGCGCAGCTGGCATCGCGATTTCCGCAACTTGTCCTCAAGGATGCGGATTTCGCGGTGAAAACGATGCTCGATGCGATGTCCGACGCTCTGGCGAAAGGGCACCGCATTGAAATTCGGGGTTTCGGCAGCTTCGGCCTCAACCGTCGCCCGGCGCGCGTCGGACGCAACCCGAAGTCGGGGGAGAAAGTGCAGGTGCCCGAGAAGTTCGTGCCGCACTTCAAGCCTGGCAAGGAATTGCGTGAACGCGTCGACGGCCGTGCCGGTGAGCCGCTGAAGGCTGACGATCCGGACGACGAGCGTTGA
- the rpsA gene encoding 30S ribosomal protein S1 — translation MSDLQTSTPNTESFAALFEESLTRQDMRAGEVISAEVVRVDHNFVVVNAGLKSEAYIPIEEFLNDQGEVEVQSGDFVSVAIDALENGYGDTILSRDKAKRLASWLSLEKALDNNELVTGTITGKVKGGMTVMVNGIRAFLPGSLVDTRPVKDTTPYEGKTLEFRVIKLDRKRNNVVLSRRAVIEATQGEERAKLLETLKEGAIVNGVVKNITDYGAFVDLGGIDGLLHITDIAWRRVRHPSEVLSVGQEVTAKILKFDQEKNRVSLGIKQLGDDPWEGISRRYPSGTRLFGKVTNITDYGAFVEVESGIEGLVHVSEMDWTNKNVAPSKVVQLGDEVEVMVLEIDEDRRRISLGMKQCKPNPWDDFSRNFKKGDKITGAIKSITDFGVFIGLPGGIDGLVHLSDLSWSETGEEAVRKYKKGDEVEAIVLGIDVEKERISLGIKQLEGDPFSNYVAMNDKGSIVDGVVKTVDAKGAVVTLTGDVEGYLRASEISQDRVEDARNVLKEGDKVNAMVINIDRKSRGINLSIKAKDSAEQQEAIRGLQSDSSAAATGTTNLGALLKAKLDGQNQ, via the coding sequence ATGTCCGACCTGCAAACCTCCACCCCGAATACCGAATCCTTTGCGGCTCTGTTCGAAGAGTCGCTGACCCGCCAAGACATGCGCGCCGGCGAAGTGATTTCCGCCGAAGTCGTGCGCGTCGACCACAACTTCGTGGTCGTCAATGCAGGCCTGAAGTCCGAGGCTTACATTCCGATCGAGGAATTCCTGAACGATCAGGGCGAGGTTGAGGTGCAGTCGGGCGATTTCGTGTCCGTCGCGATCGACGCACTCGAAAACGGCTACGGCGACACGATCCTGTCGCGCGACAAGGCGAAGCGCCTTGCATCGTGGCTGTCGCTGGAAAAGGCCCTCGACAACAACGAACTCGTCACCGGCACGATCACCGGCAAGGTGAAGGGCGGCATGACCGTGATGGTCAACGGCATCCGCGCGTTCCTGCCGGGTTCGCTGGTCGATACGCGTCCGGTCAAGGACACGACCCCGTACGAAGGCAAGACGCTCGAGTTCCGCGTGATCAAGCTCGATCGCAAGCGTAACAACGTCGTGCTGTCGCGTCGTGCAGTGATCGAAGCGACCCAAGGCGAAGAGCGCGCGAAGCTGCTCGAAACGCTGAAGGAAGGCGCGATCGTCAACGGCGTGGTCAAGAACATCACCGACTACGGCGCGTTCGTCGACCTCGGCGGCATCGACGGCCTGCTGCACATCACCGACATCGCATGGCGTCGTGTGCGTCACCCGAGCGAAGTCCTGTCGGTTGGCCAGGAAGTCACCGCGAAGATCCTCAAGTTCGACCAAGAGAAGAACCGCGTCTCGCTGGGCATCAAGCAACTGGGCGACGATCCGTGGGAAGGCATCTCGCGTCGTTACCCGTCGGGCACGCGCCTGTTCGGCAAGGTCACGAACATCACCGACTACGGCGCATTCGTCGAAGTGGAATCGGGCATCGAAGGCCTTGTCCACGTGTCGGAAATGGACTGGACCAACAAGAACGTTGCGCCGTCGAAGGTTGTCCAGCTGGGCGACGAAGTCGAAGTCATGGTCCTCGAGATCGACGAAGACCGTCGTCGTATCAGCCTCGGCATGAAGCAGTGCAAGCCGAATCCGTGGGATGACTTCAGCCGCAACTTCAAGAAGGGCGACAAGATCACGGGCGCAATCAAGTCGATCACCGACTTCGGCGTGTTCATCGGTCTGCCGGGCGGCATCGACGGCCTGGTCCACCTGTCGGACCTGTCGTGGAGCGAAACCGGCGAAGAAGCCGTTCGCAAGTACAAGAAGGGCGACGAAGTCGAAGCAATCGTGCTCGGTATCGACGTCGAGAAGGAGCGTATTTCGCTCGGCATCAAGCAGCTCGAAGGCGACCCGTTCAGCAACTACGTTGCAATGAACGACAAGGGCTCGATCGTCGACGGCGTCGTGAAGACGGTCGATGCGAAGGGTGCGGTCGTCACGCTGACGGGCGACGTCGAAGGCTACCTGCGTGCGTCGGAAATCTCGCAGGATCGCGTCGAAGACGCTCGCAACGTGCTGAAGGAAGGCGACAAGGTCAACGCGATGGTGATCAACATCGATCGCAAGTCGCGCGGCATCAACCTGTCGATCAAGGCGAAGGATTCGGCCGAACAACAGGAAGCGATCCGCGGCCTGCAATCGGACTCCAGCGCTGCTGCGACCGGTACGACCAACCTCGGCGCGCTGCTGAAGGCGAAGCTCGACGGCCAGAACCAGTAA
- the cmk gene encoding (d)CMP kinase has translation MKSTRPFHPTPVITIDGPTASGKGTVAALVAAHLGFHLLDSGALYRLAALASVRYGIAAEDIDALVKLIDDLHITFREGCAQLDGVDVSNDIRAEAVGNRASAIAVHGPVRTALVARQRAFRKTPGLVADGRDMGTVIFPDAVLKVFLTASAEARAARRHKQLMQKGFSANIDDLLRDLRERDARDSNRAAAPLKPAADAELLDTSALSVDEAVDQVLQWYRALGQPA, from the coding sequence ATGAAATCGACCCGACCCTTTCACCCGACTCCCGTCATCACCATCGACGGCCCCACTGCTTCCGGCAAGGGCACCGTCGCGGCGCTCGTCGCCGCCCACCTTGGTTTTCACCTGCTCGACAGCGGTGCGCTGTACCGTCTCGCGGCGCTCGCGAGCGTGCGCTACGGCATAGCGGCGGAGGACATCGACGCGCTCGTGAAGCTGATCGACGATCTCCACATCACGTTCCGCGAAGGCTGCGCGCAGCTCGACGGCGTCGATGTGTCGAACGATATCCGCGCCGAAGCAGTCGGCAACCGCGCATCGGCGATTGCCGTGCACGGGCCCGTGCGTACCGCGCTCGTCGCGCGCCAGCGCGCGTTCCGCAAGACGCCGGGCCTCGTTGCCGACGGGCGCGACATGGGTACGGTGATCTTCCCGGACGCGGTGCTGAAGGTGTTCCTGACGGCCAGCGCCGAGGCACGCGCGGCCAGACGGCATAAGCAATTGATGCAAAAAGGTTTTTCTGCTAATATAGATGACTTGCTCCGGGATCTTCGTGAACGTGACGCGCGCGACAGCAATCGCGCGGCCGCGCCGCTGAAGCCCGCGGCAGACGCCGAGTTGCTCGATACGTCGGCATTGTCGGTCGATGAAGCCGTCGACCAGGTGCTGCAGTGGTACCGGGCGCTGGGCCAGCCCGCCTGA
- the aroA gene encoding 3-phosphoshikimate 1-carboxyvinyltransferase: MDYLDLGPYSSASGTVRLPGSKSISNRVLLLAALAEGETTITNLLDSDDTRVMLDALGKLGVKLARDGDTCVVTGTRGAFTAKTADLFLGNAGTAVRPLTAALAVNGGDYRVHGVPRMHERPIGDLVDGLRQIGAQIDYELNEGYPPLRIKPATISVDAPIRVRGDVSSQFLTALLMTLPLVKATDGKTVVEIDGELISKPYIDITIRLMERFGVIVERDGWERFVVPAGVRYRSPGRIMVEGDASSASYFLAAGALGGGPLRVEGVGRASIQGDVGFANALMQMGANVTMGDDWIEVRGIGHDHGKLEPIDMDFNLIPDAAMTIAVAALFASGTSTLRNIASWRVKETDRIAAMATELRKVGATIEEGPDYLVVTPPEKLTPNAAIDTYDDHRMAMCFSLVSLGGVPVRINDPKCVGKTFPDYFDRFAALAKA, translated from the coding sequence ATGGACTATCTCGATCTCGGCCCGTACTCCAGCGCATCGGGCACCGTGCGCCTGCCCGGCTCGAAGAGCATCTCGAACCGCGTGCTGCTGCTCGCGGCGCTGGCCGAAGGTGAAACGACGATCACCAACCTGCTCGACTCTGACGACACGCGCGTGATGCTCGATGCACTCGGCAAACTCGGCGTGAAGCTCGCGCGCGACGGCGACACCTGCGTCGTCACGGGCACGCGCGGCGCGTTCACCGCGAAGACGGCCGACCTGTTCCTCGGCAACGCGGGCACGGCCGTGCGGCCGCTGACCGCCGCGCTCGCGGTGAACGGCGGCGACTATCGCGTGCACGGCGTGCCGCGTATGCACGAGCGGCCGATCGGCGATCTCGTCGACGGCCTGCGGCAGATCGGCGCGCAGATCGACTACGAGCTGAACGAGGGTTATCCGCCGCTGCGGATCAAGCCCGCGACGATTTCGGTCGACGCGCCGATCCGCGTGCGCGGCGACGTGTCGAGCCAGTTCCTCACGGCGCTGCTGATGACGCTGCCGCTCGTGAAGGCGACGGACGGCAAGACCGTCGTCGAGATTGACGGCGAGCTGATCTCGAAGCCGTACATCGACATCACGATCCGGCTGATGGAGCGCTTCGGCGTGATCGTCGAGCGCGACGGCTGGGAACGCTTCGTCGTGCCGGCCGGCGTCCGCTATCGCTCCCCGGGGCGAATCATGGTGGAGGGCGACGCATCGTCCGCATCGTATTTCCTCGCGGCCGGTGCGCTTGGTGGCGGCCCGCTGCGCGTCGAGGGCGTGGGGCGCGCGAGCATCCAGGGCGACGTCGGTTTCGCGAACGCGCTGATGCAGATGGGCGCGAACGTGACGATGGGCGACGACTGGATCGAGGTGCGCGGCATCGGCCACGACCACGGCAAGCTCGAGCCGATCGACATGGACTTCAACCTGATTCCCGATGCGGCGATGACCATCGCCGTCGCGGCGCTGTTCGCGAGCGGCACGAGCACGCTGCGCAACATCGCGAGCTGGCGCGTGAAGGAGACCGACCGCATCGCCGCGATGGCGACCGAGTTGCGCAAGGTCGGCGCGACCATCGAGGAGGGGCCCGACTATCTCGTCGTCACGCCGCCGGAAAAGCTCACGCCGAATGCGGCGATCGACACGTACGACGATCACCGGATGGCGATGTGCTTCTCGCTCGTCAGCCTGGGCGGCGTGCCCGTGCGGATCAACGATCCGAAGTGCGTCGGCAAGACGTTCCCCGACTATTTCGACCGCTTCGCCGCACTCGCAAAAGCCTGA
- a CDS encoding prephenate dehydrogenase: protein MSGFAFNKLVIFGVGLIGGSLARALRERAPGGAGEIVGVGRSRASVERALALGVIDRAAALDDDAQLRDALAGADLVLLAAPVAQTGPLLARIAPWLADETIVTDAGSTKSDVVAAAREALGARIAQFVPGHPIAGRESSGVEAALPDLYVGRNVVLCPLPENAPESVARIDAMWRATGADVRMMSTAQHDRVFASISHLPHVLSFALVEQILGEADAELKFSYAAGGFRDFTRIAASSPEMWRDVCVANRAALLDELDGYTRVLTRLRAAIDAGDGAALEAVFTRSRAARKAWQERGGNPSAEPVKK from the coding sequence GTGTCAGGCTTTGCATTCAACAAACTGGTCATTTTCGGTGTCGGCCTGATCGGCGGATCGCTGGCCCGCGCGCTGCGCGAGCGCGCGCCGGGCGGCGCGGGCGAGATCGTCGGCGTCGGCCGTTCGCGCGCGTCGGTCGAGCGTGCGCTGGCGCTGGGCGTGATCGATCGTGCGGCGGCGCTCGACGACGACGCGCAGTTGCGCGACGCGCTTGCCGGCGCCGATCTCGTGTTGCTGGCCGCGCCCGTCGCGCAGACGGGCCCGCTGCTCGCACGCATCGCACCGTGGCTCGCCGATGAAACGATCGTCACCGATGCGGGCAGCACCAAGTCCGATGTCGTTGCGGCCGCACGCGAAGCGCTCGGCGCGCGGATCGCGCAGTTCGTGCCGGGGCATCCGATCGCCGGGCGCGAGTCGAGCGGCGTCGAGGCCGCGTTGCCGGACCTGTACGTCGGCCGCAACGTCGTGCTGTGCCCGCTGCCGGAAAACGCGCCGGAATCGGTCGCGCGGATCGACGCGATGTGGCGCGCGACCGGCGCCGACGTTCGTATGATGAGCACTGCGCAGCACGATCGCGTGTTTGCGTCGATCAGCCATCTGCCGCACGTGCTGTCGTTTGCGCTCGTCGAGCAGATCCTCGGCGAGGCCGACGCGGAACTGAAATTCTCGTATGCGGCGGGCGGTTTCCGCGATTTCACGCGGATTGCCGCGTCGAGCCCGGAAATGTGGCGCGACGTGTGCGTCGCGAACCGTGCGGCGCTGCTCGACGAACTCGACGGCTACACGCGCGTGCTCACGCGGCTGCGCGCGGCGATCGACGCCGGTGACGGCGCGGCGCTCGAAGCCGTGTTCACGCGCTCGCGCGCCGCACGCAAGGCATGGCAGGAGCGGGGCGGTAATCCCTCTGCCGAGCCGGTCAAGAAATAA